One window of the Vigna radiata var. radiata cultivar VC1973A chromosome 1, Vradiata_ver6, whole genome shotgun sequence genome contains the following:
- the LOC106772764 gene encoding VIN3-like protein 1 isoform X1 has protein sequence MDLEDKFLAKVSGIQSLSSSAQSTPEKNGHSDDASRNSELLQEFLKPGLKKELLRTCFDKDKKNISSKSRMTETKSTSKIIKKQDSKKVSGVSNQSSRKQHRKGENPVRFVPVPDPPSDFGQSNSWICKNSACRAVLSKDDTFCRRCSCCICHLFDDNKDPSLWLVCTCESAQGDSCGLSCHIECALQHEKVGVVDHGQLMQLDGGYCCASCGKVTGILGCWKKQLSIAKDARRVDVLCFRIYLSYRLLDGTSRFKELHEMVKEAKAKLETEVGPVNGVSAKMARGIVSRLPIASDVQNLCSLAIEKADEWLATVPNVNPESREGSLPAACKVVFEEVTASSVKIILIEMSNASSGDVKGYKLWYYKSREESHTKDPVCVFPKSQRRILLSNLQPCTEYTFRIVSFTDTGDLGHSETKCFTKSVEILEKNSSSSVAVNQKKNLQAECDSSGSKLEPNPTSADSGFKVRDLGKILHLTWAQEQGSFEGFCCADKRNCCGQSETIKPSKPQEQLPSVSRDLDLNVVSVPDLNEELTPPFESSRDEDNGCTLQQAVEADDDAASHDLDKNLARSHGSGGSQTWNHGQTGEVPAVDSRGDASRKRKANTNEETHDCDSTLINDSPLRPSDGPFSLDENFEYCVKVIRWLECQGHIKQEFRLKLLTWFSLRSTEQERRVVNTFIQTLIDDPSSLAGQLVDSFSDIISNKRPRNGFCNKTVTSN, from the exons TTTCTGGTATTCAAAGTCTTTCATCTAGTGCTCAAAGTACTCCTGAAAAAAATGGTCATTCAGATGATGCTTCAAGAAATTCAGAACTTCTTCAAGAGTTCCTAAAACCTGGTCTTAAGAAGGAACTTCTACGAACTTGCTTTGATAAGGACAAAAAGAACATTTCTTCAAAAAGCAGGATGACTGAAACTAAGTCAACCAGTAAGATTATCAAGAAGCAGGACTCAAAAAAAGTTTCTGGTGTCAGCAATCAGTCTTCTAGGAAGCAACATCGCAAAGGAGAAAACCCTGTGCGGTTTGTACCAGTTCCTGACCCACCTAGTGATTTTGGACAATCAAACTCCTGGATCTGTAAGAATTCTGCTTGTCGAGCAGTTCTCTCTAAAGATGACACATTTTGTAGAAGGTGCTCTTGCTGTATTTGCCACCTTTTTGATGATAACAAGGATCCCAGCCTTTGGTTGGTATGCACATGTGAATCTGCTCAAGGGGACTCCTGTGGATTATCTTGCCATATTGAGTGTGCTCTTCAACATGAAAAAGTTGGAGTTGTTGATCATGGACAACTGATGCAATTAGATGGTGGTTATTGTTGTGCATCCTGCGGTAAAGTTACTGGGATACTTGG ATGTTGGAAGAAGCAGCTAAGCATAGCAAAAGATGCTCGACGAGTAGATGTACTATGTTTCAGGATATATTTGAGCTACAGGCTTTTAGACGGTACTTCAAGATTTAAAGAATTGCATGAAATGGTAAAAGAAGCAAAGGCTAAACTGGAAACTGAAGTTGGTCCAGTTAATGGGGTTTCTGCCAAAATGGCACGTGGGATTGTCAGCAGACTCCCTATTGCTAGTGATGTCCAAAATCTCTGCTCTCTTGCTATTGAGAAAGCTGATGAGTGGTTGGCCACTGTTCCCAATGTAAATCCAGAATCCAGAG AGGGTTCACTCCCCGCTGCCTGCAAGGTTGTGTTTGAAGAGGTGACGGCTTCCTCagtcaaaataattttaattgaaatgtcAAATGCATCTTCTGGGGACGTTAAGGGATACAAGCTATGGTATTACAAGAGCAGGGAGGAATCACACACTAAAGATCCTGTTTGTGTTTTTCCCAAATCTCAGAGAAGGATTTTGTTATCCAACCTCCAACCTTGCACGGAATATACATTTCGGATTGTATCTTTTACTGATACGGGTGACCTGGGTCACTCTGAGACCAAGTGTTTCACCAAGAGCGTTGAGATATTGGAAAAGAATTCATCTTCATCAGTGGCTGTGAATCAAAAAAAGAACCTTCAAGCTGAGTGCGATTCTTCTGGTTCCAAATTGGAGCCCAATCCCACATCAGCTGACTCTGGATTTAAGGTTCGAGACCTTGGGAAAATCTTGCATCTTACTTGGGCTCAAGAACAAGGTAGCTTTGAGGGGTTTTGCTGTGCTGACAAGAGAAACTGCTGTGGGCAGAGTGAAACTATCAAGCCTAGCAAACCACAAGAGCAGTTGCCTTCAGTTTCACGAGACCTCGATCTAAATGTGGTCTCAGTGCCTGATTTAAATGAAGAGCTGACACCTCCCTTTGAGTCTTCCAGGGATGAAGATAACGGTTGTACCTTGCAGCAGGCCGTTGAAGCTGATGATGATGCTGCTTCTCATGATTTAGACAAAAATTTAGCAAGATCACATGGTAGTGGTGGTTCACAAACATGGAACCATGGACAAACCGGAGAAGTTCCTGCTGTTGACTCACGTGGAGACGCAAGTAGGAAAAGGAAAGCTAACACAAATGAAGAGACACATGATTGTGACAGCACTTTGATAAATGACTCTCCTTTACGCCCTTCTGATGGTCCATTCTCTTTAGATGAAAACTTTGAGTATTGTGTGAAAGTAATTCGCTGGCTAGAATGCCAGGGTCATATCAAGCAGGAATTTAGGTTGAAATTGCTGACATGGTTTAGTTTGAGGTCGACAGAGCAAGAACGAAGGGTGGTAAATACTTTCATTCAAACTCTGATTGATGATCCTAGTAGTTTGGCAGGGCAGCTAGTTGACTCATTTTCTGATATTATATCCAACAAGAGGCCAAGAAATGGGTTCTGCAACAAGACTGTGACATCAAATTAA
- the LOC106772764 gene encoding VIN3-like protein 1 isoform X2, which produces MTETKSTSKIIKKQDSKKVSGVSNQSSRKQHRKGENPVRFVPVPDPPSDFGQSNSWICKNSACRAVLSKDDTFCRRCSCCICHLFDDNKDPSLWLVCTCESAQGDSCGLSCHIECALQHEKVGVVDHGQLMQLDGGYCCASCGKVTGILGCWKKQLSIAKDARRVDVLCFRIYLSYRLLDGTSRFKELHEMVKEAKAKLETEVGPVNGVSAKMARGIVSRLPIASDVQNLCSLAIEKADEWLATVPNVNPESREGSLPAACKVVFEEVTASSVKIILIEMSNASSGDVKGYKLWYYKSREESHTKDPVCVFPKSQRRILLSNLQPCTEYTFRIVSFTDTGDLGHSETKCFTKSVEILEKNSSSSVAVNQKKNLQAECDSSGSKLEPNPTSADSGFKVRDLGKILHLTWAQEQGSFEGFCCADKRNCCGQSETIKPSKPQEQLPSVSRDLDLNVVSVPDLNEELTPPFESSRDEDNGCTLQQAVEADDDAASHDLDKNLARSHGSGGSQTWNHGQTGEVPAVDSRGDASRKRKANTNEETHDCDSTLINDSPLRPSDGPFSLDENFEYCVKVIRWLECQGHIKQEFRLKLLTWFSLRSTEQERRVVNTFIQTLIDDPSSLAGQLVDSFSDIISNKRPRNGFCNKTVTSN; this is translated from the exons ATGACTGAAACTAAGTCAACCAGTAAGATTATCAAGAAGCAGGACTCAAAAAAAGTTTCTGGTGTCAGCAATCAGTCTTCTAGGAAGCAACATCGCAAAGGAGAAAACCCTGTGCGGTTTGTACCAGTTCCTGACCCACCTAGTGATTTTGGACAATCAAACTCCTGGATCTGTAAGAATTCTGCTTGTCGAGCAGTTCTCTCTAAAGATGACACATTTTGTAGAAGGTGCTCTTGCTGTATTTGCCACCTTTTTGATGATAACAAGGATCCCAGCCTTTGGTTGGTATGCACATGTGAATCTGCTCAAGGGGACTCCTGTGGATTATCTTGCCATATTGAGTGTGCTCTTCAACATGAAAAAGTTGGAGTTGTTGATCATGGACAACTGATGCAATTAGATGGTGGTTATTGTTGTGCATCCTGCGGTAAAGTTACTGGGATACTTGG ATGTTGGAAGAAGCAGCTAAGCATAGCAAAAGATGCTCGACGAGTAGATGTACTATGTTTCAGGATATATTTGAGCTACAGGCTTTTAGACGGTACTTCAAGATTTAAAGAATTGCATGAAATGGTAAAAGAAGCAAAGGCTAAACTGGAAACTGAAGTTGGTCCAGTTAATGGGGTTTCTGCCAAAATGGCACGTGGGATTGTCAGCAGACTCCCTATTGCTAGTGATGTCCAAAATCTCTGCTCTCTTGCTATTGAGAAAGCTGATGAGTGGTTGGCCACTGTTCCCAATGTAAATCCAGAATCCAGAG AGGGTTCACTCCCCGCTGCCTGCAAGGTTGTGTTTGAAGAGGTGACGGCTTCCTCagtcaaaataattttaattgaaatgtcAAATGCATCTTCTGGGGACGTTAAGGGATACAAGCTATGGTATTACAAGAGCAGGGAGGAATCACACACTAAAGATCCTGTTTGTGTTTTTCCCAAATCTCAGAGAAGGATTTTGTTATCCAACCTCCAACCTTGCACGGAATATACATTTCGGATTGTATCTTTTACTGATACGGGTGACCTGGGTCACTCTGAGACCAAGTGTTTCACCAAGAGCGTTGAGATATTGGAAAAGAATTCATCTTCATCAGTGGCTGTGAATCAAAAAAAGAACCTTCAAGCTGAGTGCGATTCTTCTGGTTCCAAATTGGAGCCCAATCCCACATCAGCTGACTCTGGATTTAAGGTTCGAGACCTTGGGAAAATCTTGCATCTTACTTGGGCTCAAGAACAAGGTAGCTTTGAGGGGTTTTGCTGTGCTGACAAGAGAAACTGCTGTGGGCAGAGTGAAACTATCAAGCCTAGCAAACCACAAGAGCAGTTGCCTTCAGTTTCACGAGACCTCGATCTAAATGTGGTCTCAGTGCCTGATTTAAATGAAGAGCTGACACCTCCCTTTGAGTCTTCCAGGGATGAAGATAACGGTTGTACCTTGCAGCAGGCCGTTGAAGCTGATGATGATGCTGCTTCTCATGATTTAGACAAAAATTTAGCAAGATCACATGGTAGTGGTGGTTCACAAACATGGAACCATGGACAAACCGGAGAAGTTCCTGCTGTTGACTCACGTGGAGACGCAAGTAGGAAAAGGAAAGCTAACACAAATGAAGAGACACATGATTGTGACAGCACTTTGATAAATGACTCTCCTTTACGCCCTTCTGATGGTCCATTCTCTTTAGATGAAAACTTTGAGTATTGTGTGAAAGTAATTCGCTGGCTAGAATGCCAGGGTCATATCAAGCAGGAATTTAGGTTGAAATTGCTGACATGGTTTAGTTTGAGGTCGACAGAGCAAGAACGAAGGGTGGTAAATACTTTCATTCAAACTCTGATTGATGATCCTAGTAGTTTGGCAGGGCAGCTAGTTGACTCATTTTCTGATATTATATCCAACAAGAGGCCAAGAAATGGGTTCTGCAACAAGACTGTGACATCAAATTAA
- the LOC106769364 gene encoding FT-interacting protein 1-like: MANQNENQQQKKQKEDFSLKVTTPNINAGRVISGDRLPTAFDLVEKMQFLFARVVKAKRLCACEPANPYVKVNLGSFTGTTRCLEKTTTPEWNHVFAFSRDRIQVPVLEIVVWNKKCGDPDELLGSVAFTISDVPMRVPPDSPLAPQWYKLEDQKGVKIEVELMLSVWMGTQADEAFPEAWHSDAAETSGENIAHTRSKVYISPRLWYLRVNVIQAQDLLLKVKSGNSSDIFIQGVVGNLALRSRFRKSNANPMWNEDLLFVVEEPFDDCLLVTIEQGSYMKHERVGSCVVPLKNVQQRTDATPPASVWYNLHMQKENKGEEKLKFSSKLNMRISLDGGYHVLDEATHYTSDLRPSSRSLCKPSIGVLELGILNAVGLSPMKKDNRTDAFCVAKYGPKWVRTRTVVDSLSPKWNEQYTWEVYDPCTVITIAVFDNGNLSVAKSGGGKKPEEAVDKRIGKVRIRLSTLESDKIYTHSYPLINLQTQGAKKMGEIQLAVRFSCPSMLNVLQTYAQPLLPRMHYTSPLSRFQLDSLRNQAAVITTLRFRRAEPPLSKEVVEYMVDMGANVWSMRRGKAQFYRIAGLLSVVVFAAKQFHEIHSWKSSMTTVVSYLMFLLIIFLPKMILPSAFSFLLMVGIWRYRTRPRYPSHMDMSLSQADTATVEELEEEFDPFPSKVSGENLKKRYDRLRAVAGRVVEVMADLATQGERVQSLLSWRDPRATVLFVIFCFVAVIVTYFVPFRILMFIWLTYVLRPPRFRSFDIPAVPQNFLRRMPAKSDAML, encoded by the coding sequence ATGGcaaaccaaaatgaaaaccAACAACAGAAGAAGCAGAAAGAGGATTTCTCTCTGAAGGTGACAACTCCAAACATCAATGCCGGAAGAGTGATAAGTGGTGACAGGCTGCCCACTGCATTTGACCTGGTTGAGAAAATGCAGTTTCTGTTTGCTAGGGTGGTGAAGGCCAAACGTTTATGTGCATGTGAACCTGCCAACCCTTATGTGAAAGTGAACCTTGGAAGCTTTACAGGAACAACCAGATGCTTGGAGAAAACCACAACTCCGGAATGGAACCATGTCTTTGCTTTTTCCAGGGACAGGATTCAAGTGCCTGTTCTGGAAATTGTGGTTTGGAACAAGAAATGTGGTGACCCTGATGAGTTATTGGGAAGTGTTGCATTCACAATTTCTGATGTTCCCATGAGGGTTCCTCCTGATAGCCCCTTGGCTCCACAGTGGTACAAGCTTGAGGATCAGAAAGGGGTGAAGATTGAAGTAGAGTTGATGTTGTCTGTTTGGATGGGAACTCAGGCAGATGAAGCTTTTCCTGAGGCTTGGCATTCAGATGCAGCAGAGACTAGTGGTGAAAACATTGCTCATACTCGTTCGAAGGTATATATTTCTCCTAGGCTTTGGTATCTTAGAGTTAATGTGATTCAAGCTCAGGATTTGTTGCTCAAAGTTAAGAGTGGTAATAGTTCTGATATTTTCATCCAAGGTGTTGTGGGGAACTTGGCTTTGAGGAGCCGTTTTAGGAAGAGTAATGCAAACCCCATGTGGAATGAGGACTTGCTGTTTGTTGTGGAAGAACCCTTTGATGATTGCTTGTTAGTGACAATTGAGCAAGGGAGTTATATGAAGCATGAAAGGGTGGGAAGTTGTGTGGTTCCTTTGAAGAATGTGCAGCAGAGAACTGATGCCACTCCACCAGCTAGTGTGTGGTACAACCTTCACATGCAGAAGGAAAATAAGGGTGAAGAGAAGCTAAAGTTTTCAAGCAAACTCAACATGAGGATCTCTTTGGATGGAGGCTACCATGTTCTTGATGAGGCCACTCACTACACCAGTGATCTCAGGCCATCATCAAGGAGTCTATGCAAACCAAGCATTGGAGTTCTTGAATTGGGAATCCTGAATGCTGTGGGGCTCTCTCCAATGAAGAAGGATAACCGCACTGATGCCTTTTGTGTAGCCAAGTATGGTCCAAAGTGGGTGAGAACAAGAACTGTAGTGGATAGTCTTTCTCCAAAGTGGAATGAGCAATACACATGGGAAGTTTATGATCCTTGCACTGTAATAACTATTGCTGTGTTTGATAATGGAAACTTGAGTGTAGCAAAGAGTGGTGGAGGAAAAAAACCAGAAGAAGCAGTTGATAAGAGAATTGGCAAGGTAAGGATTCGTTTGTCCACTCTTGAAAGTGACAAGATTTACACTCACTCTTATCCACTTATAAACTTGCAAACTCAAGGAGCAAAGAAGATGGGAGAAATTCAGTTGGCTGTGAGGTTTTCTTGTCCATCTATGTTGAATGTTTTGCAAACTTACGCACAACCTTTGCTGCCAAGAATGCACTATACAAGCCCTTTGTCTAGATTTCAGTTGGATAGTTTGAGGAACCAAGCTGCTGTGATAACCACACTGAGGTTCAGAAGGGCTGAACCACCACTCAGTAAAGAGGTTGTGGAGTACATGGTAGACATGGGAGCAAATGTGTGGAGCATGAGGAGGGGAAAAGCTCAGTTCTACAGAATTGCTGGTCTTCtgagtgttgttgtttttgCTGCTAAACAGTTTCATGAGATACATTCCTGGAAGAGTTCAATGACCACAGTGGTTAGTTACTTGATGTTTCTGTTGATAATTTTCCTTCCTAAAATGATTTTGCCATCAGCATTTTCCTTCCTCCTTATGGTTGGAATATGGCGGTATAGAACAAGGCCAAGGTATCCTTCCCACATGGATATGAGTTTGTCACAGGCTGACACAGCCACTGTTGAAGAACTAGAAGAAGAATTTGACCCTTTTCCATCTAAAGTAAGTGGTGAGAACTTAAAGAAAAGGTATGATCGGTTAAGGGCAGTTGCAGGGAGGGTGGTGGAAGTGATGGCTGATTTGGCAACTCAAGGAGAAAGGGTTCAATCTCTACTGAGTTGGAGGGATCCAAGAGCAACCGTTTTGTTCGTTATTTTCTGCTTTGTGGCTGTTATTGTGACATATTTTGTTCCTTTTCGCATTTTGATGTTCATTTGGCTCACTTATGTGTTGAGACCTCCGAGGTTTCGCAGCTTTGATATTCCTGCAGTTCCACAAAACTTCCTCAGGAGAATGCCTGCAAAATCAGATGCCATGCTTTGA